A single genomic interval of uncultured Sunxiuqinia sp. harbors:
- a CDS encoding response regulator, producing the protein MEKKIILVVDDSLVMRLKIEDILSDFPDVDVIQAKNGEEALLMIEKEQPDGMVLDSLMPKLDGYGVMEKLKLTNKHIPVILLTADIQPTTRQKYIDLGVSHVMHKPFDHQEFIKSASTIFQLSSKN; encoded by the coding sequence ATGGAAAAGAAAATAATTTTGGTTGTGGATGATTCTTTAGTTATGCGTCTGAAAATTGAAGATATTTTAAGCGATTTTCCCGACGTCGATGTGATTCAAGCAAAAAATGGAGAGGAGGCACTTTTAATGATTGAAAAAGAGCAACCCGATGGTATGGTGTTAGATTCACTAATGCCAAAACTGGATGGCTATGGCGTTATGGAAAAGCTGAAACTCACCAATAAACACATCCCCGTAATTCTATTAACTGCTGATATCCAGCCTACAACCAGACAGAAATACATTGATCTTGGGGTAAGTCATGTGATGCACAAACCCTTTGACCATCAAGAGTTTATAAAGTCGGCATCAACAATTTTTCAACTGTCATCCAAAAATTAG